AGCAGAGGCATTTTCAAGCTTGGTGTTCAGGGCGACGTTGGCCCCTGCCGGCGTCTGGCTGCTGGTCCTGTCAGTTGCCACGGTGCATGCGACCAGTATCAGGCTAAGCAATAATGCCCGCGAAGTGTGCATGGTGGGTTCTCCTCAGGTGATCAGAGAGCGCTGCGTCGGCATACCTCCGACCGGAAATGAAGTCGATTGGAAATGCAGTGTCACTGCACCGTCTGGAAGTCGCCCAGGATGAACTGATAGGCATTTAGACCGGGGTCGTACACCGCGTTGAAGGTGGTGGGATACCGCGTGGTCCGGCCGAGATTCCGGGGCATGAGCACCGGCAACGAGAAGTTCTGTCTGTTTAGCAGCAGCTGCTGCGTCACCATGGGTTCCAGGAAGATGAGTTTTCCTCCGTAGGAACCTGCGATCATGACCTTGTCGAACAGACCAGGCTGGATCTGCCCGGGTGCCGAGAACTCTGATAACGGCAGGCTGTGAAACCCCATAGTAGGCACGCAGACGGCCTGTGGCGGTACGCCAGGGGGCACTGGAGGCGCCCAGCCCTGCGGCACATCTGCTGGGTTGATCTGGTTCATGTTCTTGCAGTCGATGGAGTTGGCCTCTGCTTTGCTGATGCCGTGAAAATGCAGGTCAAAATGCGGGGTGTTGTAACGCCCTACAGGGGTGTGACCATGTGGATTCCAGTCGAGGCTGACATGCTGAAGAAAGGTGGTCTGCTGCACATCAGAAGGGAAGTTGATCTGAGCGACGACCGGGGAGCCACTGGTTGGACCATTCTGGATGGTTGCCATCGGGACCGTGAGGCCTGCCTGGGTGATCTCACCATTTGCAGCGATCCGGGCCCAGCTGCGGACGCTCGCGCCGTTCACGGTCTGGCTTTCACCCACAACGAGGTTCTCGCTGATGGTGAGTCCACAGGAAACCAAAGCGACACTGATACAGACGCCTGACAGGAAAAGCTTTGTGTTCATGTGTTTCCCCTGATGAATGCGTTACCTATTAGAGTAGGAGCGATTGATAGCATGGAGTCGGGCCAGATTTAACCTCCTTGGTATAGACGGTAAGCCTGTCGCACTGTTTATGATGAAATCAGAAGTCTTTTTAACCTTGTAGATGACCAGCAAGCTGTTAACAGCGTCACTTGTAGAGTAATTCGATATGTCTAAGCGTTTGCATGGACGAAATTTTACATTCTTAACTACTCAGTGCCTTAGCGATCAATATGATGATCAAAGGTTGTCTGTTATTCGGCTTTGAACCTTATATAGATTTCAAAGGCTCGATCAGATGAATCCAGGGACAATCCTTGGTTGCCACCCTTCGCCGTCCTTTGAACTTCCCGAATTGCTCGGCAGTAACCCAATTGGCCCCAGCCACACAAGCCGGGTACGAGGCTGTCGCAGAAAAATTTGAAATACTTCTGGCGCGCTATAAGCATCGCCTGTAGCCATGGCAACCAAGTGGTGCCGGCCTCGGCAAGAGTGAATAATTCATATTTATTCGCAGACTGAGAAATATCAAGATCTCATGGAGGCGCGAATTTAACTGTTTCTTTATTCGTCTAAGGACGTCAGCTGTCTTTTGATATTTAGAGAATTTGTCAGGGTGTAAGTTTTCGGTAGCCACCCAGCGGTGACGCGCCATCAGTTTGGCCAGGGTGTTCTGCTTCCAATAACTGCCTGAAGCAGAACTCGCAGGCCCGACCTTTGGGTCGGGCCTGCATCCGTGTCTCTCAAAAAAACCTGGCTCCGCTCTCAGCGCGTCATCTTCAGGAGCTGAAAAATAGAGCCTAGGTATTTCTCGAACCCTTCCTGGAGGACAGGACTACCTGTGCCTGACCAGCCGCTGAGGTTCACGGCTTATCCACCATGCGCCGCCAGCACTCAGCAGGCCAAGAGCCGCGGCGGGCCACAGCAGCGCTGGAACCGGAGAGGACAGGGCCCAGATCAGCAGCACTGCTGCTAGAAGACCGGTTGCGATATCGGCCAACGGCAGAGGAGCGCACCAGAACAGAGGGCGGTCACGGTAGTGCAGCCTCTTCGCAGTGCTTCGCAAAGACAGGGGCATAGAAATAACGGTCAGCGCCGACACCAGAGCGAGCAGGTAATGCAGATCGGACATGCGAGAGGAAATTGTAGAGCCGGTCGTACTCTGGGAAGGCAATCTGGGGCTCGTTTAAGTCGAGCGGCCCTTAATAAGAGACAACTGTGCCGTGTGGGTCAATTGGAAAGTCCTGGACGCGGCCACTCAGGCCATTACGGGTCATCACACTATGCAGATAGGTATGGAGCCTGGTTGTCGGCTGGCGAGTGTCGTGGAAGCACAGCACAGTGGGGCCGGCTCCACTCAACGCTGCACCCA
This DNA window, taken from Deinococcus malanensis, encodes the following:
- a CDS encoding DUF5602 domain-containing protein; translation: MNTKLFLSGVCISVALVSCGLTISENLVVGESQTVNGASVRSWARIAANGEITQAGLTVPMATIQNGPTSGSPVVAQINFPSDVQQTTFLQHVSLDWNPHGHTPVGRYNTPHFDLHFHGISKAEANSIDCKNMNQINPADVPQGWAPPVPPGVPPQAVCVPTMGFHSLPLSEFSAPGQIQPGLFDKVMIAGSYGGKLIFLEPMVTQQLLLNRQNFSLPVLMPRNLGRTTRYPTTFNAVYDPGLNAYQFILGDFQTVQ